The genomic interval GGGCAGCGCCTGCTGGAGTTCGGCCCGCAGCGCCGGGGTCAGCATCTCACCGGCCGCCTTGGCCAGCTTCGCCATCTCGTAACCCACCACGCCGATGTCGGCGTCGTTGGCGGCGAGCGTGGCCAGGATGGAACCGTCCCGGATCTGCATGACCAGGAAGTAACCCCGACCCATCTCGACCACCGTCTGCTTGACGATGTCGCCGTCGAACATCTCCGCGGCCCCGGTGGTGATGCTGGACAATCCGGAGGTGACCGCGGCGAGCTTGTCCGCGTGGTCCCGGGGCAGGTGCTCGGAGACCGCCACCAGCAGTCCGTCGGCGGAGACGACGATGGCGTGCGCCACCCCGGGTACCCGCTCCGTGAACCCGCTCACCAGCCAGTTCAGATCCCGTGCCTCTTGACTGAGCGTGTTCAATACTTCTCCTCTTCGGTGCGCGCGCCGGCCGGCGCCATGGGTATCACCATCGTGTCTTCCGCCTCGGCCCGGCGGAGACCACCGTAGTACCGCGACAGCATCCCGCCCACCTGCTCCGGATCCGGCGCCTCACGCGGGGCGGGCGGCCGGGGCTGTGCGGGCTCCGCCTTCACCCGGAGCTGGGCCATCGGGACCCGGATCGGCAGCCCGTTGGCGTTGGTACCGCCGGTAACCGGTACCGCCGGTGGGGCGTTCCCGGTGACCAGCGCCCCGGCCGGGGCACCGCCGCCGGCAGCCGGGGCCGCCGCGCTCCCCTTGCCCTGCCGGGACCACCAGGTACTCGCCGGTGCGGAACCGGCACCGGCGGCCATCCCGAGCACGTCCTCGGCCCGGGTCGGTGTCTCCCGACGCCCGGTCCGGCGCAGCGGGCCGCCGTCGGCGCCGCCCTCGGCCGGTCGGCCGGTCGACGGATGCGTGCCGTTCGGGCTGGCGATCGCACCGGCGACGATCTCCAGCATCCGCCGTCCCGAGCCACCCGCCGGTTCCGCCGCCGGGGCCGGGGCGAGCAGGTTCGCCGGCAGCCAGACCGCCGCCACCAGGCCACCCTGTCCGGTGGTCCGCAACCGCACCCGGACGCCCTGCCGGGCGGCCAGGTGGCTGACCACGAAGAGACCCATCCGTTCCGACGCGGCGACGTCCGCGGCCGGCGGTACCGCGAGCACCTGGTTGGCCCGCTCCAGCGCGGTCGGGCTCATCCCCAGCCCCTGGTCCACGATCTCCACCAGGACGCTGCCGTCCCGCTGCCCGGCAACCTCGACCTGGACCACGGTGTCCGGGCGGGAGAAGGACGACGCGTTCTCCAGCAGCTCGGCGAGCAGGTGCACCAGGTCGGCGACGGCGTGCCCGACGACGTACAGCTCGTCGGCGACGTGGTGCCGGATCCGCTGGTACTGCTCGATCTCGGCGACCGCCGCGAGCATCACCGTGGCGAGCAGCACCGGACGGTTCCACCGCCGGGTGGCCTCGCTGCCGGCGAGCACCAGCAGGCTGTCGTCGTTACGGCGCATGCGGGCGGCGAGATGGTCCAGCTTGAACAGGTTGTCGAGCTGGTCCGGGTCGCTCTCGTCCTGCTCCAGCTCGTCCAGCAGCTCCAACTGCCGCTCGACCAGTACCTGGCTGCGGCGGGCCAGGTTGACGAACATCGCGTTGACGTGTCGACGCATGACCGCCTGCTCCAGCGCCACGGTCACCGCGCTGCGGTGCACCGCGACGAACGCCTCGGCGACCTCGCCGATCTCGTCCATCGACCGGACGTCGGCCGGCGGTACCTCGAACTCGGCGGCGACCGGGTCGACCGTACGCAGTCGTTCCAGGGTCTCCGGCAGCTCGACCTGGGCCACCCGCAACGCCTGGCTGCGCAGCATCCGCAGCGACCGGGCGACGGAGCGACCGATCGCGATCGAGGTGAAGAGGGCCGCCAGCAGTACGCCCAGCACGCCGCCCGCGGTGAGCAGCGTGCGGCGCAACTGCTCGGCACTGCGGGCGTCGGCCAGCGCGACCGCGTCGTCGACCGCACCCGACTCGACCTGGCGGAGCAGTTCCTGCCGCTGCTGGCTGATCGTCCACCAGCGACCCGGCTCCAGCACGGCGGCGGTACGCCCACCGGCGGAGAAGGTCGTCTCCTCCATCCGGACCGCGGCGACGAAGTTCGGATCGGTCGACGCCTGGTCGTAGCGTTCGATCTGCCGGTCGGTGGCCGAGAGCCGGAAGCCGGCGAGGCCGGTGAGCTGCTGCGCCCGCAGGTCGGTCAGCGTCACCAGGTCGTTCTGGTCGTACCGGCCGGCCCGGGCCGCGGCGTAGAGCTGGCCCCGGATCCGGGAGTTGATCTCCTTGACCTGGGCGAACTCGACGTACCGCAGCACCGCGTCGGTGAGGTCGCCGCGATCCGTACCGGGCGACGGCTCGGCCAGCAGCACCAACAGCACCTCGATGGTCCGGTCGTACTCGGCGAGTACCGGGTCGGGGTTCGAGCCGGCCGCCGGCACCGAGGCCCGGACCTCCGGCAGCCGTTCGAGTGCGTTGTCGACCCGGTCGTAGGAGATCCGCCACGACGCCTCGCCCCGGGCCAGTGGCGACGCCGCCGTCCGGAACCGTTCGGCGGCGCGGTCGGCGACCGGGTAGACCGACTCCAGCGCCGGCAGCGGGCGGCCGGGCTCGACCGGCGGCGCCGATCCGGTGTTCAGGGCCGCCAGCTCGCCCGCCGTCTGGTCGCGCTCGCGCTGCAACTCGTGCACCAGCGCGGTGATCTCGCGGCCGACCGTCACCTGGTCGGCGAACTCGTCGAGCAGGTCGGCCTGGCTGACCAGCGCGCT from Plantactinospora sp. BC1 carries:
- a CDS encoding roadblock/LC7 domain-containing protein, with the translated sequence MNTLSQEARDLNWLVSGFTERVPGVAHAIVVSADGLLVAVSEHLPRDHADKLAAVTSGLSSITTGAAEMFDGDIVKQTVVEMGRGYFLVMQIRDGSILATLAANDADIGVVGYEMAKLAKAAGEMLTPALRAELQQALPR
- a CDS encoding nitrate- and nitrite sensing domain-containing protein codes for the protein MRTKLGAVLVVPSVAFLVLAGAQTSALVSQADLLDEFADQVTVGREITALVHELQRERDQTAGELAALNTGSAPPVEPGRPLPALESVYPVADRAAERFRTAASPLARGEASWRISYDRVDNALERLPEVRASVPAAGSNPDPVLAEYDRTIEVLLVLLAEPSPGTDRGDLTDAVLRYVEFAQVKEINSRIRGQLYAAARAGRYDQNDLVTLTDLRAQQLTGLAGFRLSATDRQIERYDQASTDPNFVAAVRMEETTFSAGGRTAAVLEPGRWWTISQQRQELLRQVESGAVDDAVALADARSAEQLRRTLLTAGGVLGVLLAALFTSIAIGRSVARSLRMLRSQALRVAQVELPETLERLRTVDPVAAEFEVPPADVRSMDEIGEVAEAFVAVHRSAVTVALEQAVMRRHVNAMFVNLARRSQVLVERQLELLDELEQDESDPDQLDNLFKLDHLAARMRRNDDSLLVLAGSEATRRWNRPVLLATVMLAAVAEIEQYQRIRHHVADELYVVGHAVADLVHLLAELLENASSFSRPDTVVQVEVAGQRDGSVLVEIVDQGLGMSPTALERANQVLAVPPAADVAASERMGLFVVSHLAARQGVRVRLRTTGQGGLVAAVWLPANLLAPAPAAEPAGGSGRRMLEIVAGAIASPNGTHPSTGRPAEGGADGGPLRRTGRRETPTRAEDVLGMAAGAGSAPASTWWSRQGKGSAAAPAAGGGAPAGALVTGNAPPAVPVTGGTNANGLPIRVPMAQLRVKAEPAQPRPPAPREAPDPEQVGGMLSRYYGGLRRAEAEDTMVIPMAPAGARTEEEKY